A stretch of Candidatus Dormiibacterota bacterium DNA encodes these proteins:
- the truB gene encoding tRNA pseudouridine(55) synthase TruB: protein MNETVTAAPTRRGRPPARHHGIVPLNKARGVTSFQAVRDVRRILGERRVGHAGTLDPAATGLLPICVGQATRLVDYLHQQPKRYHCVLRLGERSTTMDLEGEVTRTGDASAVDADAVRAALARFVGDIEQVPPMHSAVRHDGRHLYELARQGVEVERQPRPVTILEARLLEFRPGEVAEAEVDVLCGKGTYMRVLASDVGDALGTGGLLAWLERTAYGPMTVADSITVAELEAMDDPAAALRPLDLAVAFLPRLDLGPAQALQVQRGQSVWVPKLPDPRPRGACRAHSALGELLAVGELTGNLYRPTKVLAGC from the coding sequence GTGAACGAGACGGTCACGGCGGCCCCCACCCGGCGGGGGCGCCCACCCGCGCGCCATCACGGCATCGTGCCGCTCAACAAGGCGCGGGGGGTGACCTCGTTCCAGGCGGTGCGCGACGTGCGCCGCATCCTCGGCGAGCGCCGCGTGGGGCACGCCGGGACGCTCGATCCTGCCGCCACCGGGCTGCTCCCGATCTGTGTCGGCCAGGCCACCCGGCTGGTCGACTACCTGCACCAGCAGCCCAAGCGCTATCACTGCGTGCTCCGCCTCGGCGAGCGCAGCACCACCATGGACCTCGAGGGCGAGGTCACCCGCACCGGCGATGCGAGCGCGGTCGACGCCGACGCGGTGCGTGCGGCGCTGGCGCGCTTCGTCGGCGACATCGAGCAGGTGCCGCCGATGCACTCGGCGGTGCGCCACGACGGGCGCCACCTCTACGAGCTCGCCCGCCAGGGGGTGGAGGTGGAGCGGCAGCCGCGCCCGGTCACGATCCTCGAGGCACGGCTGCTCGAGTTCCGCCCCGGCGAGGTCGCCGAGGCCGAGGTCGACGTTCTCTGCGGCAAGGGCACCTACATGCGCGTGCTCGCCTCCGACGTGGGCGACGCCCTCGGAACCGGCGGGCTGCTCGCCTGGCTCGAGCGCACCGCCTACGGCCCGATGACCGTCGCCGACTCGATCACCGTCGCGGAGCTGGAGGCGATGGACGACCCCGCCGCCGCACTCCGCCCGCTCGACCTCGCCGTCGCCTTCCTCCCCCGGCTCGACCTCGGCCCCGCCCAGGCGCTCCAGGTGCAGCGCGGGCAGTCGGTGTGGGTGCCGAAGCTGCCCGATCCGCGTCCCCGCGGGGCCTGCCGCGCCCACAGCGCGCTCGGCGAGCTGCTCGCCGTCGGCGAGCTCACCGGCAATCTCTACCGCCCCACCAAGGTGCTGGCCGGGTGCTGA
- the rbfA gene encoding 30S ribosome-binding factor RbfA: MTWRPGDATAPAGRGGGGPQRMLRVAKQLREELSMLMLTEMKDPRIRMASVTEVRPSRDLRSATVKVSAIGTDAEREAVMAGLRHAEGFLRSTLGDRLENLKNIPRLHFVLDDSIAYAVRVSAMLRGLDDTPHSPPAPPTPPAVARPPHPSGDTGMTATTAVTWPSLSDVAGDVRRIIDSSHHIVCMAHKDADADSLGSALAFAAALRAIGKEPHTVVPDPVPFTLDYLPGFETLEQEPQQIDAIFTFDCATTGRFGEKRSLLESGAHPVVNIDHHVSNTAYGSVNLVQADASATGQVVFRLLRELDLPIPPEAATNLYAALLTDTGGFRHENTTEAALRLGADLVQLGADPAWIALKSYKSRAVSTLRLEALAVARMHSELDGRLVWTEVTRDMLAEAGGTWQETDGVIDVLQSVSTMTLAVLFKELQPELTKISVRSRGDADATDLCTPFGGGGHRRAAGAELQLPLAAAQERVLQLARELLSAP; encoded by the coding sequence GTGACCTGGAGACCGGGAGACGCCACCGCCCCGGCCGGCCGCGGCGGCGGTGGGCCGCAGCGGATGCTGCGCGTCGCCAAGCAGCTCCGTGAGGAGCTGTCGATGCTCATGCTCACGGAGATGAAGGATCCGCGCATCCGGATGGCCTCGGTCACCGAGGTGCGCCCCTCGCGCGACCTGCGCAGCGCCACCGTCAAGGTCAGCGCGATCGGCACCGACGCCGAGCGCGAGGCGGTGATGGCCGGGTTGCGCCACGCCGAGGGCTTCCTGCGCTCGACCCTCGGCGACCGGCTCGAGAACCTCAAGAACATCCCGCGGCTGCACTTCGTGCTCGACGACTCCATCGCCTACGCGGTGCGGGTCAGCGCGATGCTGCGCGGGCTCGACGACACCCCCCACAGCCCGCCCGCCCCCCCCACCCCGCCGGCCGTCGCGCGGCCGCCGCACCCCTCAGGAGACACCGGCATGACGGCCACCACCGCTGTCACATGGCCCTCGCTGTCCGACGTCGCCGGCGACGTCCGCAGGATCATCGACAGCAGTCACCACATCGTCTGCATGGCCCACAAGGACGCCGACGCCGACAGCCTCGGCTCCGCCCTCGCCTTCGCCGCGGCGCTGCGTGCGATCGGCAAGGAGCCCCACACCGTGGTCCCCGACCCGGTGCCGTTCACCCTCGACTACCTGCCCGGGTTCGAGACCCTGGAGCAGGAGCCGCAGCAGATCGATGCCATCTTCACCTTCGACTGCGCCACCACCGGCCGTTTCGGCGAGAAGCGCAGCCTGCTCGAATCCGGCGCCCACCCGGTGGTGAACATCGACCACCACGTGAGCAACACCGCCTACGGCTCGGTGAACCTGGTCCAGGCCGACGCCAGCGCCACCGGCCAGGTGGTCTTCCGGCTGCTGCGCGAGCTCGACCTGCCGATCCCGCCGGAGGCGGCGACCAACCTCTACGCGGCGCTGCTCACCGACACCGGCGGCTTCCGTCACGAGAACACCACCGAGGCGGCGCTGCGTCTCGGCGCCGACCTGGTGCAGCTCGGCGCCGATCCGGCGTGGATCGCGCTGAAGAGCTACAAGTCCCGCGCCGTGAGCACCCTGCGCCTCGAGGCGCTCGCGGTCGCCCGCATGCACAGCGAGCTCGACGGCCGGCTGGTCTGGACCGAGGTGACCCGGGACATGCTGGCGGAGGCCGGCGGCACCTGGCAGGAGACCGACGGCGTCATCGACGTCCTCCAGTCGGTGAGCACGATGACCCTGGCGGTGCTCTTCAAGGAGCTCCAGCCCGAGCTGACCAAGATCAGCGTGCGCTCCCGCGGCGACGCCGACGCCACCGACCTCTGCACCCCCTTCGGGGGTGGCGGCCACCGCCGCGCCGCCGGCGCGGAGCTGCAGCTGCCGCTGGCGGCCGCCCAGGAGCGGGTGCTGCAGCTCGCTCGCGAGCTGCTGAGCGCGCCGTGA
- the infB gene encoding translation initiation factor IF-2 has translation MKKLTLPATLTVKELSDRLSVSGPQLIKYLMGNGVMANVNQALDFDTMALAADHFGFEAENEDAAPAAAPAEGRRVRHPLLDLSKADPASLVPRPPVVAVLGHVDHGKTSLLDAIRQTKVAAGEAGGITQRIGAYQIEKNGRKITFIDTPGHAAFTAMRARGADVTDVAVLVVAADDGVMPQTEEAIQHVRTAGVPILIALNKIDRDNANPERVLQQLAERDLIPEEYGGTTPVVRTSARTGQGIDDLLEMILLLTEIEDPKANPNGPAVGTVIDAHLERGRGPIATALVQNGTLRIGDNIVAGSVFGKVRALIDDTGKRVKEAGPSLPVVVTGLSDVVVAGEIFQVMDTERAARNLAEQRGFQADKQRAQPVRRITLADLASQINEGGLKTLNLIIKAEANGSLEALKGQILQISDPTVRIKIVADSVGEVGESDVNLAAVSDSIVIGFNVKPDVAARAAAESQGVDVRYYDVIYQVTDDIVKAIRGLYEPTFVEVLQGRAEVRKVFTVDGRASIAGSYVTEGRITRNAIVRVLRDGREVAKGRMAQLRRFRDDVREVAQGYECGITLEDFSDFQERDILEAYVVEQQNL, from the coding sequence GTGAAGAAGCTGACCCTGCCCGCGACGCTCACGGTGAAGGAGCTGTCCGACCGTCTCTCGGTCTCCGGCCCCCAGCTCATCAAGTACCTGATGGGCAACGGGGTGATGGCGAACGTCAACCAGGCCCTGGACTTCGACACCATGGCCCTGGCCGCCGACCACTTCGGGTTCGAGGCGGAGAACGAGGATGCGGCCCCGGCTGCAGCCCCGGCCGAGGGGCGCCGGGTGCGCCATCCCCTCCTCGACCTCTCGAAGGCGGACCCCGCGTCGCTGGTCCCGCGCCCGCCGGTCGTCGCCGTGCTGGGCCATGTCGACCACGGCAAGACGTCGCTGCTCGACGCCATCCGCCAGACCAAGGTGGCCGCAGGTGAGGCGGGCGGGATCACCCAGCGCATCGGCGCGTATCAGATCGAGAAGAACGGCCGGAAGATCACCTTCATCGACACCCCGGGCCATGCCGCCTTCACCGCGATGCGCGCCCGAGGGGCCGACGTCACCGACGTCGCCGTCCTCGTGGTCGCCGCCGACGACGGCGTCATGCCCCAGACCGAGGAGGCGATCCAGCACGTCCGCACCGCCGGGGTGCCGATCCTGATCGCCCTCAACAAGATCGACCGCGACAACGCCAACCCGGAGCGGGTGCTCCAGCAGCTCGCCGAGCGCGACCTGATCCCCGAGGAGTACGGCGGCACCACCCCGGTGGTGCGCACCAGCGCGCGCACCGGCCAGGGCATCGACGACCTGCTCGAGATGATCCTGCTGCTCACCGAGATCGAGGATCCCAAGGCCAACCCGAACGGTCCGGCGGTGGGCACGGTGATCGACGCCCACCTCGAGCGCGGCCGCGGCCCGATCGCCACCGCGCTGGTGCAGAACGGCACCCTGCGGATCGGCGACAACATCGTCGCCGGCTCGGTCTTCGGCAAGGTCCGCGCACTCATCGACGACACCGGCAAGCGGGTCAAGGAGGCGGGACCGAGCCTTCCCGTGGTGGTCACCGGCCTCTCCGATGTGGTCGTCGCCGGCGAGATCTTCCAGGTGATGGACACCGAGCGCGCGGCGAGGAACCTCGCCGAGCAGCGTGGCTTCCAGGCGGACAAGCAGAGGGCCCAGCCGGTGCGCCGGATCACCCTCGCGGACCTCGCCAGCCAGATCAACGAGGGCGGTCTCAAGACCCTCAACCTGATCATCAAGGCGGAGGCGAACGGCTCGCTCGAGGCGCTGAAGGGGCAGATCCTCCAGATCTCGGACCCGACCGTCCGCATCAAGATCGTCGCCGACAGCGTCGGTGAGGTCGGCGAGTCCGACGTGAACCTCGCCGCGGTGAGCGACTCGATCGTGATCGGCTTCAACGTCAAGCCCGACGTGGCCGCCCGCGCGGCGGCGGAGTCGCAGGGCGTCGACGTGCGCTACTACGACGTCATCTACCAGGTGACCGACGACATCGTGAAGGCGATCCGGGGTCTCTACGAGCCAACCTTCGTCGAGGTCCTCCAGGGCCGCGCCGAGGTCCGCAAGGTCTTCACCGTCGACGGCCGCGCCTCGATCGCCGGCTCCTACGTCACCGAGGGCAGGATCACCCGCAACGCCATCGTCCGGGTGCTGCGCGACGGCAGGGAGGTGGCCAAGGGACGCATGGCCCAGCTGCGGCGCTTCCGCGACGACGTGCGCGAGGTGGCCCAGGGCTACGAGTGCGGCATCACGCTCGAGGACTTCTCCGACTTCCAGGAGAGGGACATCCTCGAGGCGTACGTGGTCGAGCAGCAGAACCTGTGA
- a CDS encoding YlxR family protein, producing the protein MSDAPLAAAPSRPERTCIGCRTVRPKRELLRIVLPAEGPAALDPTGKRNGRGAYLCRDRGTTCLAQARRRHALVRALRTTSDRIDWDSLAGGLDTVTQEVLTSPR; encoded by the coding sequence ATGAGTGACGCTCCCCTCGCCGCCGCCCCCAGCCGCCCCGAGCGCACCTGCATCGGCTGCCGCACGGTGCGGCCCAAGCGCGAGCTGCTGCGCATCGTCCTCCCCGCCGAGGGTCCGGCCGCCCTCGATCCGACCGGGAAGCGGAACGGCCGCGGTGCATACCTGTGCCGTGATCGGGGTACAACCTGTCTGGCGCAGGCGAGGCGCCGTCATGCGCTCGTCCGCGCCCTGCGCACAACATCCGACCGCATCGACTGGGACAGCCTCGCCGGCGGCCTGGACACGGTCACTCAGGAGGTACTGACATCGCCACGGTGA
- a CDS encoding transcription termination/antitermination protein NusA, translating to MSELRSALAELGSTAEVGEAELLAVMERAVTEAYHRVAPTDAEVRAHVDLGSGAVELFRPTRSGGRERVDDPGPDFSRQAALAVRGAVGGWLREAERDRVLREGSARRGELIDTIVERPDGDAWWLRNDRFPALLPIEEQIPGEIPERNRHLKVVVVDVRRRGRDAAVVVSRSHPNLVRRLLEQEVPEMASGQIAIRAIAREPGRRTKVAVYAAGGTLDAEGACIGPRGVRHRAVVAELAGEQLHIVGWSADPAVFCARALAPAEVVAVELDETTRTAHITVAAGQLSLAIGRSGENARLAARLTGWRIDIRSDDLEQS from the coding sequence GTGAGCGAGCTGCGTTCCGCCCTCGCCGAGCTGGGCTCCACCGCCGAGGTCGGCGAGGCCGAGCTGCTCGCGGTGATGGAGCGCGCGGTCACCGAGGCCTACCACCGGGTGGCCCCGACCGACGCGGAGGTGCGCGCCCACGTCGACCTCGGCTCCGGGGCCGTCGAGCTCTTCCGGCCCACCCGGAGCGGCGGCCGCGAGCGAGTCGACGACCCCGGGCCCGACTTCTCCCGCCAGGCGGCGCTCGCCGTCCGCGGCGCCGTCGGCGGCTGGCTGCGCGAGGCCGAGCGCGACCGTGTGCTCCGCGAGGGGTCGGCCCGGCGGGGCGAGCTGATCGACACCATCGTCGAGCGCCCCGACGGCGACGCCTGGTGGCTGCGCAACGACCGCTTCCCAGCGCTGCTGCCCATCGAGGAGCAGATCCCCGGCGAGATCCCGGAGCGCAACCGCCACCTGAAGGTGGTGGTGGTCGACGTCCGCCGCCGCGGCCGTGACGCCGCCGTGGTGGTCTCGCGCTCCCACCCCAACCTGGTCCGCCGCCTGCTCGAGCAGGAGGTGCCGGAGATGGCCTCGGGGCAGATCGCCATCCGCGCCATCGCCCGCGAGCCGGGGCGGCGCACCAAGGTCGCCGTCTACGCGGCCGGCGGCACCCTCGACGCCGAGGGCGCCTGCATCGGGCCGCGCGGCGTCCGCCACCGCGCCGTGGTCGCCGAGCTGGCCGGCGAGCAGCTCCACATCGTGGGCTGGTCGGCCGACCCGGCGGTCTTCTGCGCCCGGGCGCTCGCCCCCGCCGAGGTGGTCGCCGTCGAGCTCGACGAGACCACCCGCACCGCCCACATCACCGTCGCCGCCGGGCAGCTCTCCCTGGCCATCGGCCGCTCGGGAGAGAACGCCCGGCTCGCCGCCCGGCTCACCGGCTGGCGCATCGACATCCGCAGCGACGACCTGGAGCAGTCATGA
- the rimP gene encoding ribosome maturation factor RimP translates to MSNDALARITELVLPSLALCGVELYGAEWDGQHTPPTLRLLIEKPGGVNLDDCAHVSHAVAAVLDANDPISSKYTLEVSSPGAERPLHEHEHWLGAVGSRVNVRFRNGDADTVVEGRLLAVSDDGMDVEVRVKRNPGTVHVAFADLLAGRLAVEI, encoded by the coding sequence GTGTCGAACGACGCGCTTGCGCGCATCACCGAGCTGGTCCTGCCCTCCCTGGCGCTCTGCGGCGTCGAGCTGTACGGAGCCGAGTGGGACGGTCAGCACACGCCCCCGACGCTTCGCCTGCTGATCGAGAAGCCGGGCGGGGTGAACCTCGACGACTGCGCGCACGTCTCCCACGCGGTCGCCGCCGTCCTCGACGCGAACGACCCGATCAGCTCGAAATACACCCTCGAGGTCTCCTCGCCGGGCGCCGAGCGTCCGCTCCACGAGCACGAGCACTGGCTCGGCGCGGTGGGCTCGCGGGTGAACGTGCGCTTCCGCAACGGCGACGCCGACACCGTCGTCGAGGGCCGCCTGCTCGCCGTCTCCGACGACGGCATGGACGTCGAGGTGCGGGTGAAGCGCAATCCCGGCACGGTGCACGTGGCCTTCGCCGACCTCCTCGCCGGCCGCCTCGCGGTGGAGATCTGA
- the secD gene encoding protein translocase subunit SecD, producing MIRLNRWMMGGVLFIILAALFIDTYGYTYRFLVERKPLGATLSSDPHIGGLPVFIHKGLDLSGGTELTIAICKGFNDPPGTSCRNGPPKGANLGDVQNATITVLSQRVNSLGVAEASVQAQGSDQILVQIPGVDLAKAQEVIGTTARLHFATSVPGPANPADPAFIRDQERHYDLKQLGDTSLYPPGYHWKIDDNILATDVSKADAGFSTQSNQYAVDITFNGHGAAEWSRITNQAFAATQDTPPNRIAIFLDDSIISAPSVRSPSSNTTEITGNFTADGATRLASSITAGALPAEIATVQANEVSATLGQDTVRKSLIAGLVGLVIVVLFMVGYYRFPGLLASVALLCYAAIVLALYKLIPVTVTLAGLAGFVLSVGMAVDAIVLIFERTRDELRHGRSAPLAVEAGFRRAWPAIRDSNISTMIACVVLWIFGTDVVKGFALTLGLGVAVSMFSAILITQSLFVGVLSWRRARNPKLYTEIHEEYEASPPKGRFDIVKTRNWYFLGSLVIIVPGILAILFWGFRLGLDFAGGNRIDATLATPATQAQVEKSVTSVASTLQPSIQSESGNRFSIRTLPTSLEQEQLIVDKLGKDFGYVKDSKGAPIVQTQTVGPTIATDLVRKAILLVVLSSVLISVYLAVRFRTQTISRWRFSVATLFKLLHDVFVLAGIWAILGHFSTVAEVDTLFVTAILTSVSFSIHDTIVVFDRIRENLRSGPRLTFDQIVNLSTVQTMTRSLNTALTVAFVLFALVLFGGSTIRGFVLALLIGIVTGTFSSIFNASTLLIAWQSIDRERPSQTTGPGVRRVQAKRAAS from the coding sequence GTGATCCGCCTCAACCGCTGGATGATGGGCGGGGTCCTGTTCATCATCCTCGCCGCCCTGTTCATCGACACCTATGGGTACACCTACCGCTTCCTCGTGGAGCGCAAGCCGCTGGGCGCCACGCTCAGCAGCGACCCCCACATCGGCGGCCTCCCCGTCTTCATCCACAAGGGTCTGGACCTCAGCGGTGGCACCGAGCTGACCATCGCCATCTGCAAGGGGTTCAACGATCCGCCGGGGACGAGCTGCCGGAACGGTCCGCCGAAGGGCGCCAACCTCGGCGACGTGCAGAACGCCACCATCACCGTCCTCAGCCAGCGCGTGAACAGCCTCGGTGTCGCCGAGGCGAGCGTGCAGGCGCAGGGCAGCGACCAGATCCTGGTCCAGATCCCCGGCGTCGACCTCGCCAAGGCGCAGGAGGTCATCGGCACCACCGCGCGCCTCCATTTCGCCACGTCGGTGCCGGGGCCGGCCAACCCGGCCGATCCGGCGTTCATCCGCGATCAGGAGCGGCACTACGACCTCAAACAGCTCGGGGACACCAGCCTGTATCCGCCGGGCTACCACTGGAAGATCGACGACAACATCCTCGCCACCGACGTCTCCAAGGCCGACGCGGGGTTCAGCACCCAGTCGAACCAGTACGCCGTCGACATCACCTTCAACGGTCATGGCGCCGCCGAGTGGTCGCGGATCACGAACCAGGCCTTCGCGGCGACCCAGGACACCCCGCCCAACCGGATCGCGATCTTCCTGGACGACTCCATCATCAGCGCACCCAGCGTCCGCTCACCCTCGAGCAACACCACCGAGATCACCGGCAACTTCACCGCCGACGGAGCCACCCGGCTGGCCAGCTCGATCACCGCCGGCGCCCTCCCCGCCGAGATCGCCACCGTCCAGGCCAACGAGGTGAGCGCCACCCTCGGCCAGGACACGGTCCGCAAGAGCCTGATCGCCGGCCTCGTGGGGCTGGTGATCGTGGTGCTGTTCATGGTCGGGTACTACCGCTTCCCCGGCCTGCTCGCCAGCGTCGCCCTGCTCTGCTATGCGGCGATCGTCCTCGCCCTCTACAAGCTGATCCCGGTCACCGTGACCCTGGCCGGCCTGGCGGGCTTCGTGCTCAGCGTGGGCATGGCGGTCGACGCCATTGTGCTCATCTTCGAACGAACACGTGACGAGCTGCGCCACGGGCGCAGCGCGCCTCTCGCCGTCGAGGCGGGCTTCCGCCGCGCCTGGCCGGCGATCCGCGACAGCAACATCTCCACGATGATCGCCTGCGTGGTGCTGTGGATCTTCGGCACCGACGTGGTGAAGGGATTCGCGCTCACCCTCGGGCTCGGCGTGGCGGTGTCGATGTTCAGCGCCATCCTCATCACCCAGTCGCTCTTCGTCGGCGTGCTCAGCTGGCGCCGGGCGCGCAATCCCAAGCTGTACACCGAGATCCACGAGGAGTACGAGGCGTCGCCGCCGAAGGGCCGCTTCGACATCGTCAAGACCCGGAACTGGTACTTCCTCGGCTCGCTGGTGATCATCGTCCCCGGCATCCTGGCGATCCTCTTCTGGGGATTCCGCCTCGGCCTCGACTTCGCCGGCGGCAACCGCATCGACGCCACCCTGGCGACCCCCGCCACCCAGGCCCAGGTGGAGAAGTCGGTGACCAGCGTGGCCTCCACCCTGCAGCCCAGCATCCAGTCGGAGTCGGGCAACCGCTTCTCGATCCGCACCCTGCCGACGTCGCTCGAGCAGGAGCAGCTGATCGTCGACAAGCTGGGCAAGGACTTCGGCTACGTCAAGGACTCGAAGGGCGCCCCGATCGTCCAGACCCAGACGGTGGGCCCGACCATCGCCACCGACCTGGTGCGCAAGGCGATCCTGCTCGTCGTCCTCTCGTCGGTGCTGATCTCCGTCTACCTCGCGGTCCGCTTCCGCACCCAGACGATCTCGCGCTGGCGGTTCAGCGTCGCCACCCTGTTCAAGCTGCTCCACGACGTGTTCGTGCTCGCCGGCATCTGGGCGATCCTCGGGCACTTCAGCACCGTCGCCGAGGTCGACACCCTCTTCGTCACCGCCATCCTCACCTCGGTCTCGTTCTCCATCCACGACACCATCGTGGTCTTCGACCGCATCCGCGAGAACCTGCGCAGCGGCCCCCGGCTCACCTTCGACCAGATCGTGAACCTGTCCACGGTGCAGACCATGACCCGCTCGCTGAACACCGCGCTCACCGTCGCCTTCGTGCTCTTCGCGCTGGTGCTCTTCGGCGGCTCGACGATCCGCGGGTTCGTGCTCGCACTGCTCATCGGCATCGTGACCGGGACGTTCAGCTCGATCTTCAACGCCAGCACCCTGCTGATCGCCTGGCAGTCGATCGACCGGGAGCGGCCGTCGCAGACCACCGGCCCGGGCGTGCGCCGGGTGCAGGCGAAGCGGGCGGCTTCCTGA
- the tgt gene encoding tRNA guanosine(34) transglycosylase Tgt — protein MSALTITGRDGAARTGMLRTAHGEVRLPAFMPVGTHAAVKAVHPAEVRACGADILLCNAYHLALRPGVELVERLGGLQELMRWDGPILTDSGGYQLVSLEGVASLDDDGATFVSPYDGSRLRVTPEDAVALQARLGADVIMCLDHPVAYGAPEAAAAEATARTHRWAERCRRAHPGRDRHLLFGIVQGGFDPAARRRSAELIAGLDFDGVAIGGLALGEPPPVMEAMAAAALERLPEELPRYVMGLGTDAELLAMVAAGVDMFDCVLPTRLARNGTALTCGGRLPLRRSAHRDDLRPLEEGCPCPACAGGFSRAYLRHLFAAGEILAHRLLSLHNLTHLGLLMEGARAAIAGGRLAEYRRVVLAGLAGGIDSEAAAVAEARRSAAVVCGTGPE, from the coding sequence ATGAGCGCGCTCACCATCACCGGCCGCGACGGCGCCGCCCGCACCGGCATGCTGCGCACCGCCCACGGCGAGGTGCGGCTGCCCGCCTTCATGCCGGTGGGCACCCACGCCGCGGTCAAGGCGGTCCATCCCGCCGAGGTGCGCGCCTGCGGGGCCGACATCCTGCTCTGCAACGCCTACCACCTGGCCCTGCGCCCCGGCGTCGAGCTGGTCGAGCGGCTCGGCGGGCTGCAGGAGCTGATGCGCTGGGACGGACCGATCCTCACCGACAGCGGCGGCTACCAGCTGGTCAGCCTCGAGGGGGTGGCGTCGCTGGACGACGACGGCGCGACCTTCGTCTCCCCCTACGACGGCAGCCGGCTCCGGGTGACCCCCGAGGACGCGGTCGCGCTCCAGGCCCGGCTCGGCGCCGACGTGATCATGTGCCTCGACCACCCGGTCGCCTACGGGGCCCCCGAGGCGGCCGCCGCCGAGGCCACCGCCCGCACCCACCGCTGGGCGGAGCGCTGCCGCCGCGCCCATCCCGGCCGCGACCGTCACCTCCTCTTCGGCATCGTCCAGGGCGGGTTCGACCCGGCGGCGCGGCGGCGCTCGGCGGAGCTGATCGCCGGTCTCGACTTCGACGGCGTCGCCATCGGCGGCCTCGCCCTCGGCGAGCCCCCGCCGGTGATGGAGGCGATGGCGGCGGCGGCGCTGGAGCGGCTCCCCGAGGAACTGCCCCGCTACGTGATGGGGCTCGGGACCGACGCCGAGCTCCTCGCCATGGTCGCCGCCGGCGTCGACATGTTCGACTGCGTGCTCCCCACCCGGCTGGCCCGGAACGGCACCGCGCTCACCTGCGGCGGCCGGCTGCCGCTGCGCCGCTCCGCCCACCGCGACGACCTCCGCCCGCTCGAGGAGGGCTGCCCCTGCCCGGCCTGCGCCGGGGGGTTCAGCCGGGCCTACCTCCGCCACCTCTTCGCCGCGGGCGAGATCCTCGCCCACCGGCTGCTCTCGCTCCACAACCTCACCCACCTCGGCCTGCTGATGGAGGGTGCCCGGGCCGCGATCGCCGGGGGGCGCCTCGCCGAGTACCGGAGGGTGGTGCTGGCCGGGCTGGCCGGGGGGATCGACTCCGAGGCAGCGGCGGTGGCCGAGGCGAGGCGGAGCGCCGCGGTGGTCTGCGGCACCGGTCCGGAGTAG
- the queA gene encoding tRNA preQ1(34) S-adenosylmethionine ribosyltransferase-isomerase QueA has translation MSTDAAGTAAETATAAFDYPLAPERIAQRPLAERDASRLLHLPLQGPPEDRGFRELPALLRRGDLLVVNDTRVRAARLAARRPGGGAAELLVLHPLAEGGYACLVRPARRLPEGTRLTIRPRLEAVMGGRVPGHPGARSVRLEAAGGDVDAAIEAAGRVPLPPYIRATLDDPGRYQTVYAAGGPASAAAPTAGLHFTPAVLAALDAAGVERTQVRLEVGLATFAPIRHERVDEHPMHEERYALPAAAAAAVAAARARGGRVIAVGTTAVRVLESRAHDDGTVEAGEGTTRLYLRPGVPVRVVDGLLTNFHQPRSSLLVLLAALIGTERWRAAYDHALGAGYRFLSFGDCMLCWRSPGP, from the coding sequence CTGAGCACGGACGCGGCCGGGACCGCGGCGGAGACGGCCACCGCCGCCTTCGACTACCCGCTGGCGCCGGAGCGCATCGCCCAGCGGCCGCTCGCCGAACGCGATGCCTCCCGGCTGCTCCACCTCCCGCTCCAGGGCCCTCCCGAGGATCGCGGCTTCCGCGAGCTGCCCGCCCTGCTCCGCCGCGGCGACCTGCTGGTGGTCAACGACACCCGGGTGCGCGCCGCCCGGCTGGCCGCCCGGCGGCCCGGGGGCGGCGCCGCCGAGCTGCTCGTGCTCCATCCCCTCGCGGAGGGGGGGTACGCGTGCCTCGTCCGTCCCGCCCGGCGGCTCCCGGAGGGCACCCGGCTGACCATCCGGCCGCGGCTGGAGGCGGTGATGGGCGGCCGGGTGCCGGGTCACCCCGGGGCGCGCTCGGTGCGGCTCGAGGCCGCCGGGGGCGACGTCGACGCGGCCATCGAGGCGGCCGGCCGGGTGCCGCTGCCGCCCTACATCCGCGCCACCCTCGACGATCCCGGCCGCTACCAGACCGTCTACGCCGCGGGCGGCCCGGCCTCGGCGGCGGCGCCCACCGCCGGCCTCCACTTCACCCCGGCGGTGCTCGCCGCCCTCGACGCCGCCGGGGTCGAGCGCACCCAGGTGCGGCTCGAGGTCGGGCTGGCCACCTTCGCGCCGATCCGCCACGAGCGGGTCGACGAGCACCCCATGCACGAGGAGCGCTACGCGCTGCCCGCCGCCGCGGCCGCCGCGGTCGCCGCCGCCCGGGCTCGCGGCGGCAGGGTGATCGCCGTCGGCACCACCGCGGTCCGGGTGCTGGAGAGCCGCGCCCACGACGACGGCACCGTCGAGGCGGGGGAGGGGACGACCCGCCTCTACCTGCGCCCGGGGGTGCCGGTGCGGGTGGTCGACGGGCTGCTCACCAACTTCCACCAGCCGCGCTCCAGCCTGCTGGTGCTCCTCGCCGCGCTGATCGGCACCGAGCGGTGGCGCGCCGCCTACGATCACGCCCTCGGCGCCGGCTACCGCTTCCTCTCGTTCGGCGACTGCATGCTCTGCTGGCGCAGCCCGGGCCCATGA